The candidate division KSB1 bacterium genome includes a region encoding these proteins:
- a CDS encoding hydroxyacid dehydrogenase gives MSTSSTRWRIAIFEIPPNEEAYLRQSALASHELFFHPEPFKPGHVKLAQEAEALSVFIYSRLGASELAQMPKLKLIATRSTGYDHIDLAACRERGITVSNVPFYGENTVAEHTFGLILSLSRHIHRAYVRTSRGDFSLAGLMGFDLKGKTLGIIGAGHIGLHVIRMAKGFGMNILAYDVRQDYFLAEVLDFTYAPLEQLLAQSDVISLHAPYNSRTHHLINHENLKLVKRGAILINTSRGGLVDTSALVWALDEGILAGAGLDVLEGEELIKEEKQLLANQESAEKLRLLLSNHILRNRENVVITPHSAFNSREALNRILDTTVENILAGAAGKPLNVVRD, from the coding sequence ATGAGCACTTCTTCGACTCGCTGGCGCATCGCCATATTTGAAATCCCGCCCAACGAAGAAGCTTATTTGCGGCAATCGGCTTTGGCTTCGCATGAATTGTTTTTTCATCCCGAGCCGTTCAAACCCGGGCATGTGAAGTTAGCGCAAGAGGCCGAGGCGCTGTCGGTTTTCATTTACTCACGCCTTGGCGCCTCGGAATTGGCGCAGATGCCGAAATTGAAATTGATCGCCACGCGCTCCACCGGCTATGATCACATTGATTTGGCTGCCTGCCGCGAGCGCGGCATCACGGTGAGCAATGTTCCATTTTACGGCGAGAACACCGTTGCCGAGCACACCTTCGGCTTGATTCTCTCGCTCTCGCGCCACATTCATCGCGCCTACGTTCGCACCAGTCGCGGCGATTTTTCACTTGCCGGGTTGATGGGCTTCGACCTCAAAGGCAAAACCCTCGGCATTATCGGCGCCGGCCACATCGGCCTGCACGTGATTCGCATGGCCAAAGGCTTCGGCATGAACATCCTGGCTTACGACGTGCGGCAGGATTATTTCCTCGCCGAAGTGCTCGATTTTACTTACGCGCCGTTGGAGCAATTGCTGGCGCAATCGGATGTGATTTCCTTGCACGCGCCGTATAATTCCCGCACACATCATTTGATCAATCACGAGAATTTGAAACTGGTCAAGCGCGGCGCGATTCTCATCAACACCTCGCGCGGCGGCCTGGTCGACACTTCGGCGCTGGTTTGGGCGTTGGATGAAGGCATCCTCGCCGGCGCCGGCCTCGACGTGCTCGAAGGCGAAGAGCTGATCAAAGAAGAAAAACAACTTTTAGCCAATCAAGAGTCGGCGGAAAAATTGCGCTTGCTGCTTTCCAATCACATTTTGCGCAACCGCGAAAACGTCGTTATCACGCCGCACAGCGCCTTCAACAGCCGCGAAGCGCTGAATCGCATTCTCG